The proteins below come from a single Oncorhynchus tshawytscha isolate Ot180627B linkage group LG22, Otsh_v2.0, whole genome shotgun sequence genomic window:
- the LOC112235767 gene encoding src-like-adapter 2 has translation MGSGPSKERQGSSTQAALLGQEEPAESVILENSKYMVVALYNYPTGPPVHCRIHAGERLNVLSDEGEWWKVRSSATGNESYIPSNYTAKVYHRWQYEGLSREKAEELLFLPYNQTGSFLVRESETHPGANSLSVRKSSDQDRRSVKHYRIQQLENGWLYISPCLTFPNLRALVDHYSEVRDGLCCLLGEPCFIQGSNNVPVVTGPLPMAVRKPTLNWKDMDSSMIFGKDKGKDNEDSLVSEGLKEAIKSYRFMTEDCKGSSHKWDS, from the exons ATGGGCAGTGGGCCCAGTAAAGAGCGTCAGGGATCCAGCACTCAGGCAGCCTTGCTGGGCCAGGAAGAGCCCGCTGAGTCAGTCATACTGG AGAACAGCAAGTATATGGTAGTGGCCCTGTATAACTATCCCACTGGTCCCCCAGTACACTGCCGCATCCACGCTGGAGAGAGACTCAACGTGCTTTCAGA CGAGGGGGAGTGGTGGAAGGTGAGATCCTCTGCCACAGGCAATGAGAGCTACATCCCCAGCAACTACACAGCCAAGGTGTACCACAG GTGGCAGTATGAGGGTCTCAGCCGAGAGAAGGCTGAGGAGCTCCTCTTTCTGCCCTACAACCAGACTGGCTCTTTTCTGGTCCGGGAGAGTGAGACCCACCCTG GTGCCAACTCCCTGTCAGTGCGTAAGAGCAGTGACCAGGATCGTCGCTCAGTCAAACACTACCGGATCCAACAACTGGAGAACGGCTGGCTCTACATCTCCCCCTGCCTCACCTTCCCCAACCTCAGAGCTCTGGTAGACCACTACTCAG AGGTCCGTGATGGGCTGTGCTGTCTGCTAGGGGAGCCCTGCTTCATCCAGGGGTCCAACAACGTTCCTGTGGTTACTGGGCCACTCCCCATGGCTGTCAGGAAGCCCACCCTCAACTGGAAAGATATGGATAG ctccATGATTTTTGGCAAGGACAAAGGCAAGGACAATGAGGATTCCCTGGTGAGCGAGGGATTAAAGGAGGCCATCAAATCCTACCGCTTCATGACAGAGGACTGCAAAGGCTCCAGCCACAAATGGGACAGCTGA